In one Spirosoma rigui genomic region, the following are encoded:
- a CDS encoding glycosyltransferase family 9 protein, with product MITATKPPRFLIIQTAFIGDVILTTALLEQIHAARPDAILDVLVRKGNESLLVGHPFLHDVLVWEKKKPGDRFIKYRDLRRLITLVRSRQYDVVLNLQRFGATGLLTTLSQASITIGFAQNPFSRFFTHKIDHRYEPGIHEVDRNAALLRPLGMQGPRIMPRLYPSPDDFAVAKTYQGKPYVCIAPTTVWFTKQYPVERWAELIKMIPTNLTVYLLGAPSDVAICERIRTLADRPDQVVNLAGKMNLMRSAALHQGAVMNYANDSAALHLCSAMDAPTTAVFCSTVPDFGYGPLASQSRVVQTREPLDCKPCGVHGRTRCPLGHFRCAWTIRVEDLVLPV from the coding sequence ATGATAACCGCAACCAAACCGCCCCGGTTCCTGATTATTCAAACCGCTTTTATCGGGGATGTAATCCTGACGACGGCCCTGCTCGAACAAATCCACGCAGCCCGGCCCGACGCCATACTGGACGTGCTGGTTCGCAAGGGAAATGAGAGTTTGCTGGTGGGTCATCCGTTTCTGCACGACGTGCTGGTCTGGGAGAAAAAAAAGCCGGGCGATCGTTTTATCAAGTACCGCGACCTTCGGCGGCTGATAACCCTTGTCCGCTCCCGGCAGTATGATGTTGTCCTGAATCTGCAGCGTTTTGGGGCGACCGGCCTCCTGACGACCTTGTCGCAGGCCAGCATTACCATCGGCTTTGCCCAGAATCCTTTTTCCCGATTCTTTACCCATAAGATCGACCATCGGTACGAACCCGGTATCCATGAAGTCGACCGTAATGCTGCGCTGCTCCGCCCGTTGGGTATGCAGGGCCCGCGCATCATGCCCCGGCTGTATCCATCGCCCGACGATTTTGCGGTTGCCAAAACCTACCAGGGTAAACCGTACGTCTGCATTGCACCCACAACGGTCTGGTTTACGAAGCAGTACCCGGTCGAACGATGGGCCGAACTCATCAAAATGATCCCCACCAATCTGACAGTTTACCTGCTGGGAGCACCGTCGGATGTCGCCATCTGCGAACGCATCCGGACCCTGGCCGACCGGCCTGATCAGGTCGTTAATCTGGCGGGAAAGATGAACCTGATGCGGTCGGCGGCTTTGCACCAGGGAGCCGTTATGAACTACGCCAACGATTCGGCCGCTTTACACCTCTGCTCGGCCATGGACGCGCCGACAACGGCGGTCTTTTGCTCCACCGTACCCGACTTTGGCTATGGACCCCTGGCGAGTCAGTCTCGGGTGGTGCAGACGCGGGAACCCCTTGACTGCAAGCCCTGTGGCGTACACGGCCGGACCCGCTGTCCGTTAGGCCACTTCCGCTGCGCCTGGACCATACGCGTTGAAGACCTGGTTTTACCCGTGTAG
- a CDS encoding RNA polymerase sigma factor, with product MHSLLNYQKSSDTQIWDDFLLGSKEAYSFMYTKYAPVLYNYGYKIAQDRQLTEDCLQDLFLTILETRERLGHTDSIKFYLMRSLRREIVRKLTSAPRLTGTRLDQHRSADDHDVDFRVEFHYEPTWLDSQISKERSEAILHELNQLPARQKEALFLKFFDNLSYEEIAGIMGIETTSAYKVIYKAIAALQKRMPADLLALVMLLGKLVS from the coding sequence GTGCACAGCCTACTCAACTACCAAAAATCATCCGATACCCAAATTTGGGATGACTTCCTGCTGGGCAGCAAGGAGGCTTATTCGTTCATGTACACCAAGTACGCACCTGTTTTATACAACTACGGGTATAAGATTGCCCAGGATCGTCAGCTAACCGAAGATTGTCTTCAGGATCTGTTCCTAACGATTCTGGAAACCCGCGAGCGGCTCGGCCACACGGACTCCATCAAGTTCTACCTTATGCGCTCCCTTCGGCGCGAGATAGTCCGTAAGCTCACCAGTGCCCCCCGGCTCACGGGTACCCGCCTGGACCAACACCGGTCGGCCGACGACCATGATGTGGATTTCAGAGTCGAATTTCACTACGAGCCTACCTGGCTCGATTCGCAAATCAGCAAGGAACGCTCCGAAGCCATTTTACACGAGCTTAACCAGTTGCCCGCCCGGCAGAAAGAAGCCCTGTTTCTGAAATTCTTCGACAACCTCAGCTACGAAGAAATTGCGGGTATTATGGGAATCGAAACCACATCAGCCTACAAGGTCATCTACAAAGCCATTGCCGCCCTTCAGAAACGAATGCCCGCCGATCTGCTCGCCCTGGTCATGCTACTTGGTAAGTTGGTGAGTTAG
- a CDS encoding nucleotide pyrophosphohydrolase, producing MTIQDAQTTVDNWIKTVGVRYFNELTNMAQLTEEVGEVARIIARRYGEQSEKESDKNKDLGDELADVLWVLICLANQTGVDLTEAFQKNLEKKNSRDATRHLTNEKLT from the coding sequence ATGACAATCCAAGACGCCCAGACGACCGTCGACAACTGGATCAAAACAGTTGGCGTACGGTATTTCAATGAACTCACCAACATGGCCCAGCTGACCGAAGAGGTGGGCGAAGTAGCCCGGATCATTGCCCGGCGTTACGGAGAGCAGTCCGAAAAAGAATCGGATAAGAACAAAGATCTGGGCGACGAACTGGCCGATGTGCTGTGGGTACTCATCTGCCTCGCCAACCAGACGGGCGTCGACCTGACCGAAGCGTTTCAGAAGAACCTCGAAAAGAAGAACAGCCGCGATGCCACCCGCCACCTTACCAATGAGAAGCTCACTTGA
- a CDS encoding TIGR04283 family arsenosugar biosynthesis glycosyltransferase: MTLSVIIPTVNEADTIGQLVRDLFRYGGNWLADVLVVDGGSTDDTTDRARQAGARVVVAPKPGRANQMNYGAALSSGEVLYFVHADVKIHPEFVNDISQAIESGNDAGCYRFRFASSHPLLRLNSYGTRFPGIMSRGGDQTLFITRALFNRLGGFQERYVIMEDFDIILRIRETGRFCIIPKDVIVSARKYVSNSWLRVQVANLTAFSLFFMNVAPTRIAQTYKRMLN, from the coding sequence TTGACACTCAGCGTCATCATACCAACCGTCAACGAAGCCGATACGATTGGCCAGTTAGTGCGCGACCTGTTCCGGTACGGCGGTAACTGGCTGGCCGATGTGCTGGTCGTAGACGGGGGCAGCACCGACGACACCACTGACCGCGCCCGTCAGGCGGGGGCGCGGGTTGTTGTTGCCCCAAAGCCCGGTCGGGCCAACCAGATGAACTACGGTGCTGCGCTGAGTTCGGGCGAGGTGCTGTACTTTGTGCATGCCGACGTAAAGATCCACCCCGAATTTGTGAACGATATAAGCCAGGCAATCGAGTCGGGCAATGACGCCGGCTGTTATCGATTTCGCTTTGCGTCGTCCCATCCGTTGCTTCGCCTGAACAGCTACGGCACCCGTTTTCCGGGTATTATGAGCCGCGGGGGCGACCAGACGCTGTTCATAACGCGGGCCCTGTTCAACCGGCTCGGGGGATTTCAGGAACGCTACGTGATTATGGAAGACTTCGACATTATCCTGCGGATTCGCGAGACAGGCCGTTTCTGCATCATTCCGAAGGACGTGATCGTATCGGCACGTAAGTATGTATCAAATAGCTGGCTACGGGTACAGGTCGCCAACCTGACCGCCTTCTCGCTGTTTTTTATGAACGTAGCACCCACGCGGATCGCCCAGACCTACAAACGAATGCTGAATTAA
- a CDS encoding M16 family metallopeptidase, with amino-acid sequence MEDYEVYTLPNGIRIAHKQIPHTQIAHCGIMLDIGSRDEQPHQQGLAHFWEHMAFKGTEKRKSYHIITRLENIGGELNAYTTKEKVCFHASVLGVHFEKAAELLADITFHSVFPEKQIERERDVILEEMAMYYDSPEDAIQDDFDELVFPNHALGGNILGTTETVSSFRREDLQRFIAENYDTERIVFASVSNLPFKQVVKIAEKYFRDIPAQHTDRKRQKPTDYVPRQTRVERPITQAQCALGRPAYGLTDPRRLPFFMLVNLLGGPGMNSRLNLNLREKNGLVYSIDAGFTPYLDTGFLGIYFGTDPRKVDRAHSLIMKELKRLREQPLTTLQLHQTKEQLIGQLAMAEESNNSFMLMMAKSLLDINRVEALNDIFSDIKSVTSSELQTLAQDVFVEDQFSSLTFVPEEK; translated from the coding sequence ATGGAAGATTACGAAGTTTATACCCTGCCCAACGGAATTCGCATCGCGCATAAACAAATCCCTCACACGCAGATTGCCCACTGTGGCATTATGCTCGATATTGGAAGCCGCGACGAACAACCCCATCAGCAGGGATTAGCCCATTTTTGGGAACATATGGCATTCAAAGGTACGGAGAAACGTAAATCCTACCATATCATCACCCGATTAGAAAACATCGGGGGTGAGCTCAACGCCTACACGACGAAAGAAAAAGTGTGCTTCCACGCGTCGGTACTGGGGGTTCACTTTGAGAAAGCCGCCGAACTCCTCGCCGACATTACGTTCCATTCCGTCTTTCCGGAGAAACAGATTGAGCGGGAGCGCGACGTCATCCTCGAAGAGATGGCAATGTATTACGACTCCCCGGAAGACGCTATTCAAGACGATTTCGATGAGCTGGTTTTCCCGAACCACGCGCTGGGCGGCAACATCCTGGGCACCACCGAAACCGTCAGCTCGTTCCGGCGCGAGGACCTGCAGCGGTTCATTGCCGAGAATTACGACACCGAACGGATCGTGTTTGCATCGGTCAGCAACCTGCCGTTCAAGCAGGTCGTGAAAATTGCGGAGAAGTATTTCCGCGACATACCGGCCCAGCATACCGACCGGAAGCGGCAGAAGCCCACCGACTACGTTCCCCGGCAAACCCGCGTGGAACGGCCCATCACGCAGGCCCAGTGCGCCCTCGGCCGACCCGCCTACGGCCTGACCGACCCGCGCCGGCTTCCGTTTTTTATGCTGGTCAACCTGCTGGGTGGTCCCGGCATGAACTCGCGCCTGAACCTGAACCTGCGCGAGAAAAACGGGCTGGTCTACTCCATCGATGCGGGATTCACGCCCTACCTCGATACGGGCTTTTTGGGTATTTATTTCGGTACCGACCCCCGAAAAGTTGACCGTGCCCACTCGCTGATCATGAAGGAGCTGAAACGCCTGCGCGAACAGCCGCTGACAACCCTGCAGCTGCACCAGACCAAAGAGCAACTGATCGGGCAGTTGGCCATGGCCGAAGAGAGCAACAACAGCTTCATGCTGATGATGGCCAAAAGTCTCCTCGACATCAACCGGGTAGAAGCCCTGAACGACATTTTCAGCGATATCAAATCCGTTACGTCCAGCGAGCTACAAACCCTGGCGCAGGATGTTTTCGTGGAAGATCAGTTCAGCTCGCTAACGTTTGTACCGGAAGAAAAATAG
- a CDS encoding BamA/TamA family outer membrane protein: MWLRPFIFTFLLIGVRLSQSVAQPTDSTRKAFSIFPFPIVYYTPETRFAYGAVVSATFRFRRDLPLRQTDTSARGNLMAPRPSNVQLLAAYTQNKQLLLFVPFQVFYDRNKYYIYGEAGYYTYTYNFYGIGQKEVPSEQYGVNYPRIRLNALRRVRPGLYAGLRAEFEDYAIQYVEPAGLLASGTVPGGGGGRIAGAGLGLFYDTRDQVFFPTKGVIVDLTYLGHSQNIFSNFTYSRYVVDLSSYHKVNDRAIVAFNYVVSMTGGVAPFSALSLAGSGKRLRGYYEGRYRDDNLALFQAEARVRIWKRLSAVVFGGVGVLGNSQRLFRANDPKAAYGGGLRLRINNDGLNIRADYGIGKQSSGLYLTLGEAF; this comes from the coding sequence ATGTGGCTTCGCCCGTTTATCTTCACTTTCCTCCTTATCGGTGTCAGGCTGAGTCAGTCAGTGGCTCAGCCTACTGATTCGACCCGGAAGGCATTCAGTATTTTCCCGTTTCCCATTGTCTACTACACGCCCGAAACCCGCTTTGCCTACGGAGCCGTCGTTTCGGCTACGTTCCGGTTCCGGCGGGATTTGCCGCTCAGGCAGACCGATACGTCTGCAAGGGGCAACCTAATGGCTCCCCGTCCCTCCAATGTGCAGTTGCTGGCGGCCTATACTCAGAATAAGCAACTGCTGCTGTTCGTACCGTTCCAGGTGTTCTACGACCGCAACAAGTACTATATATACGGTGAAGCGGGCTATTACACGTATACCTATAACTTCTACGGTATCGGCCAGAAGGAGGTACCTTCCGAACAATACGGCGTCAACTATCCGCGCATTCGGCTAAACGCCCTGCGTCGGGTCAGGCCCGGCCTGTACGCGGGGTTGCGCGCCGAATTTGAAGACTACGCCATCCAGTACGTCGAGCCGGCGGGTTTACTGGCTTCCGGGACCGTACCGGGCGGAGGGGGCGGCCGGATAGCCGGAGCGGGGCTGGGCCTTTTTTACGACACACGGGATCAGGTCTTTTTCCCAACTAAAGGCGTCATAGTCGACCTGACCTATTTAGGCCATAGCCAAAATATTTTCAGCAATTTCACCTACAGCCGTTACGTTGTCGACCTCTCATCGTATCATAAAGTGAACGACCGGGCAATCGTCGCGTTCAATTATGTCGTAAGTATGACCGGGGGTGTAGCGCCCTTCAGCGCCTTGTCGCTGGCAGGCAGCGGAAAACGGCTCCGAGGCTACTATGAAGGTCGCTACCGGGACGATAATCTGGCGCTGTTTCAGGCCGAGGCCCGGGTCCGGATCTGGAAACGGCTCTCAGCGGTGGTTTTCGGCGGAGTTGGCGTATTAGGTAATAGCCAGCGCTTGTTTCGTGCCAACGACCCCAAGGCCGCTTACGGGGGTGGATTACGGCTACGTATCAATAATGACGGCTTAAACATCCGCGCCGATTACGGAATCGGGAAACAGTCCTCCGGATTATACCTGACCCTCGGCGAAGCATTTTAG
- a CDS encoding NAD-dependent epimerase/dehydratase family protein — protein MKTVLLTGANGFLGGHICRELIRRGYAVRAFVRPNANHRTLDGLSVDVWTGDLRDSANVRAAIYGCDYVIHAGALARVNPARSAEVVETNIGGTAAVLAAAVQASVERLVFVGTANIFGFGSRKEPGNELYPYMGERYGSDYMDSKRVATDLVLQAVREDGLQAVLVHPTFMIGPIDYQITSNALLLALYRQQLAGIPSGGKNYVHVADVATATVNALTMGRVGESYILGNENLSYREAFTLMASIMHVKPPRLRVPPLLASAIGWGSDLAFKLTGRPTALNSSMTAVASDGHYFNVTKAINELDLPQTPIRVAIAEAFGWFRQHGYL, from the coding sequence ATGAAAACAGTACTACTGACGGGTGCGAACGGTTTTTTGGGGGGGCATATCTGCCGCGAGTTGATCCGGCGGGGCTATGCCGTGCGGGCGTTCGTTCGCCCGAATGCCAACCACCGGACACTCGATGGGCTGTCGGTTGATGTATGGACGGGTGATCTACGCGATTCCGCCAATGTACGGGCTGCCATCTATGGCTGTGACTACGTCATTCATGCAGGGGCGCTGGCGCGGGTCAACCCAGCCCGCTCGGCCGAGGTCGTTGAAACGAATATTGGCGGTACCGCTGCGGTGCTAGCGGCAGCAGTGCAGGCCAGCGTTGAGCGGCTGGTGTTCGTTGGTACCGCAAATATTTTTGGTTTTGGCAGCCGTAAGGAACCCGGAAATGAGTTATACCCGTATATGGGAGAGCGCTACGGTTCCGACTACATGGACAGCAAGCGGGTTGCTACCGATCTGGTGCTGCAGGCGGTCCGGGAAGACGGGTTGCAGGCCGTACTGGTACACCCGACGTTCATGATTGGCCCGATCGATTACCAGATTACGTCCAACGCGTTGCTACTGGCCTTGTACCGGCAGCAACTGGCAGGCATACCGTCGGGTGGCAAGAACTACGTGCACGTTGCCGATGTTGCTACCGCTACGGTGAACGCGCTGACCATGGGCCGCGTGGGCGAGTCGTACATTCTGGGCAACGAGAACCTGTCTTATCGGGAGGCTTTCACGCTTATGGCCTCGATCATGCACGTTAAACCACCCCGGCTGCGGGTCCCGCCCCTGCTGGCCTCCGCCATTGGCTGGGGAAGTGACCTGGCCTTTAAACTGACGGGACGGCCCACTGCCCTTAACTCCAGCATGACCGCCGTGGCCAGCGACGGCCACTATTTCAACGTTACGAAAGCAATTAATGAACTTGACTTACCCCAAACACCCATCCGTGTCGCCATTGCCGAAGCCTTCGGCTGGTTCCGCCAGCATGGGTACCTCTGA
- a CDS encoding SDR family oxidoreductase, protein MGTSDSTLPALRIDPGDSLSFGPQPTLPQTGFFAGKVAIVTGSESGIGRETARELCRQGARVVLNGLHADRLDTTRRAFKQAGYTVVSCVADVTDYAQCEALVQKAIQAYGRIDVLITNASISMRAYFSELSHDVFRRVLDSNVYGSVYPLKAALPYLTQSAGVVTFISSISALNGMPSGSAYCAGKAALINLTHTLNLELHETGIRFGVVHLGFTQNDTDKRVLDAAGRPVPIAYRNPRWQMSQCDVAKAILNHIRKRRVKTVLTPTGHLINFMTRFFPKTGDRFIRWSMRNWKKFYE, encoded by the coding sequence ATGGGTACCTCTGATTCCACCCTGCCCGCTCTCCGGATCGACCCCGGTGACAGCCTGTCATTCGGACCGCAGCCAACTTTACCCCAGACCGGATTTTTCGCGGGGAAAGTGGCCATCGTAACCGGTTCTGAATCGGGCATTGGACGCGAAACGGCGCGGGAATTGTGTAGGCAGGGAGCGCGGGTAGTGCTGAACGGCTTACACGCCGATCGGCTGGATACGACCCGACGGGCGTTTAAACAGGCGGGGTATACGGTGGTGAGTTGCGTGGCCGACGTAACCGACTATGCCCAGTGCGAAGCGCTGGTTCAGAAAGCTATTCAGGCCTACGGTCGAATTGACGTACTCATTACCAACGCCAGCATTTCCATGCGGGCTTACTTCTCCGAACTCAGCCACGACGTATTCCGGCGGGTGCTGGACAGCAATGTTTACGGCTCCGTTTATCCGCTGAAAGCTGCCCTCCCCTACCTGACCCAGTCGGCGGGGGTTGTTACGTTCATTTCGAGTATCTCGGCCCTGAACGGCATGCCCAGCGGATCAGCTTACTGCGCCGGTAAAGCTGCTCTCATCAACCTGACCCACACGCTTAATCTGGAACTGCACGAAACGGGCATCCGGTTTGGTGTGGTTCACCTGGGTTTCACCCAAAACGATACCGACAAACGCGTGCTTGATGCAGCGGGTCGGCCCGTGCCCATTGCCTACCGAAATCCCCGCTGGCAGATGAGCCAGTGCGACGTGGCCAAAGCCATTCTGAACCATATCCGGAAACGACGGGTAAAAACGGTTCTGACGCCAACGGGCCACCTCATCAACTTCATGACCCGCTTTTTCCCAAAAACCGGCGACCGATTCATTCGCTGGAGCATGCGGAACTGGAAAAAGTTCTATGAATAA